A single window of Colletotrichum destructivum chromosome 9, complete sequence DNA harbors:
- a CDS encoding Putative six-bladed beta-propeller, TolB, SMP-30/Gluconolactonase/LRE-like region: protein MVHLSFYLPLLGLLPLLQATIVSVPYELTYLLPSRFEGNIFYTFVNGTSTANETISDLLDRAKEAPFISYDDEFLSLLGPNPEPQLVDEREVNFAAEAGVWISARNEVWYTTWINDGPTAVEILNLNDNTIRNLTSSEPLENPNGGFYHQGRVYFTCLRDDSRGWPGGVVAVDPETGDVERILNSYFGLKFDNIDDVAWVTQPGTNKSYMYITILPYADSLVTNDTVPQGLWRWDPQAKTLLPVISRTEYPLANGVRPSKDQKTLWITDFGGEERSRIWGLPGKVGSPAIYSYDLDEDMWPVNRRIFGVARMQAPDGIRIDDAGRVWTAEGEGVVVRSSAGKIIGVFNAHYFTRDPLKTAIVQFELAGDTLVILGQNKLWTLKLAEVVNEADDGSPAGNHSES from the coding sequence ATGGTCCATCTCTCTTTCTACTTGCCTTTGCTTGGCCTACTGCCTCTTTTACAAGCCACCATTGTCTCCGTTCCTTATGAGCTCACGTACCTTCTTCCCTCGCGTTTCGAGGGAAACATATTTTACACCTTTGTCAACGGCACCTCTACTGCCAACGAAACTATCTCGGACCTTCTCGACAGAGCGAAAGAGGCGCCTTTCATCTCCTACGATGATGAGTTCCTCTCACTGCTGGGGCCCAACCCTGAACCGCAACTGGTAGACGAGCGCGAGGTAaacttcgccgccgaggcggggGTCTGGATCAGCGCGCGCAACGAAGTCTGGTATACCACCTGGATCAATGACGGGCCGACCGCAGTCGAGATTTTGAATCTCAACGACAACACCATCCGGAACTTGACGTCGTCCGAGCCGTTGGAGAACCCCAATGGTGGATTCTACCACCAGGGTCGCGTTTACTTCACCTGCCTCCGCGACGACTCCAGAGGCTGGCCTGGCGGCGTGGTAGCCGTTGATCCCGAgaccggcgacgtcgagagAATCCTCAACTCCTACTTCGGCCTCAAGTTCGACAACATTGACGACGTTGCCTGGGTTACGCAGCCGGGAACCAACAAGTCGTACATGTACATTACTATCTTGCCGTACGCTGACAGTCTTGTCACGAACGACACTGTCCCCCAGGGCCTGTGGCGGTGGGACCCGCAGGCGAAAACTCTGCTCCCTGTTATAAGCAGGACAGAGTACCCCCTCGCGAACGGGGTCAGGCCGTCCAAGGACCAGAAGACACTTTGGATCACAgactttggcggcgaggagcgcAGCAGGATCTGGGGCCTGCCTGGCAAAGTCGGTTCGCCTGCCATCTACAGCTACGATTTGGACGAGGACATGTGGCCTGTGAACAGACGCATCTTTGGCGTGGCCAGAATGCAGGCCCCAGACGGGATCAGAATCGATGATGCAGGTAGGGTCTGGACGGCGGAGGGAGAAGGAGTCGTGGTGCGGTCTTCTGCGGGGAAGATCATTGGCGTGTTCAACGCACACTATTTCACCAGAGATCCCTTGAAAACGGCAATCGTACAGTTCGAGCTTGCAGGGGATACACTGGTGATTCTAGGCCAGAACAAGCTCTGGACCTTGAAGTTGGCAGAGGTTGTCAACGAAGCTGATGATGGTAGTCCGGCTGGAAACCACTCAGAGTCCTAG
- a CDS encoding Putative isocyanide synthase/Spore wall maturation protein DIT1 yields MSATKIITPTLTSLSTELFFGFKESRFLSTGTSTNAPERKQKNVYSEAKVNNDDCTKKESETQSVDKTVTLIMDVIERFSLQQHGNDVFFGRQVFSPHVLRHVAEGRRIPMVLPAFPAKSINCVDKVFGPQPDLGEELALDRLNDLCSQIQRVYKPGATVLIATDGACYNDLTGVTNDDLWHYGVTLREMVAAKGYRCIEFVRIMNLLGLYNEPTITKELFISLLEPSRQELMRRYVDPDFDANACIKNDPDYKTTFDGYAKFLKKDLAYGPIRNSATSGKKYKAKVHETAKAMIARGVAFAELIREKLPYHVRLSIHPSTGLTKISMALIPQPDSFSMTPWHCTVAVDVHGNFKVGHVSVFRDTHELVYKDGRPYFFRQKSPLYSWDAKVEFEHLYGGGLVIHNAGGPGQTRDSLSKSDKRKLASITLLQGTVRCEGFL; encoded by the exons ATGTCTGCTACAAAGATTATTACACCAACCTTGACGTCGTTGTCGACTGAGCTATTTTTCGGGTTCAAGGAGTCTCGGTTTCTGTCCACAGGGACCTCCACCAACGCCCCGGAGCGAAAGCAGAAGAACGTATActccgaggccaaggtcaaTAATGATGACTGCACCAAGAAGGAATCAGAGACTCAGTCGGTCGACAAAACAGTCACGTTGATAATGGACGTGATTGAGAGGTTCAGCCTTCAGCAGCACGGGAACGACGTTTTCTTCGGACGCCAGGTGTTTTCGCCTCACGTCCTTCGCCATGTCGCGGAGGGGCGCAGGATCCCCATGGTGCTTCCAGCGTTTCCAGCAAAAAGCATCAACTGTGTCGAcaaagtctttggtcctCAACCCGATCTGGGAGAAGAACTGGCGCTGGATAGGCTGAACGACCTCTGCTCGCAGATTCAACGTGTTTACAAGCCCGGGGCGACAGTCCTCATCGCGACCGATGGTGCATGCTACAACG ACCTAACGGGGGTCACGAATGACGACCTGTGGCATTACGGCGTCACTCTACGCGAGATGGTCGCTGCCAAAGGATACCGGTGCATCGAATTCGTGCGCATCATGAATCTCTTGGGGCTCTACAACGAGCCCACAATCACCAAAGAACTCTTCATAAGTCTTCTCGAACCTTCTCGGCAGGAGCTCATGAGACGATACGTGGATCCCGACTTTGATGCAAACGCCTGCATCAAGAACGACCCCGACTACAAGACGACATTCGACGGCTATGCAAAGTTTCTAAAGAAGGATCTTGCCTATGGCCCTATTCGAAACTCGGCCACCAGTGGGAAAAAGTACAAAGCAAAGGTTCACGAGACAGCTAAAGCAATGATTGCACGAGGGGTG GCATTCGCGGAGCTTATACGCGAGAAACTCCCATACCATGTGAGACTCTCCATTCATCCGTCGACGGGCCTGACCAAGATATCGATGGCGTTGATCCCTCAACCGGACTCATTCTCCATGACTCCCTGGCACTGTACAgtggccgtcgacgtccaCGGGAACTTTAAGGTCGGGCACGTTTCTGTGTTTAGAGACACCCACGAGCTCGTCTACAAGGACGGGCGGCCGTACTTCTTCAGACAAAAGTCGCCGCTGTATTCCTGGGATGCGAAGGTGGAGTTTGAGCATCTATATGGCGGTGGACTTGTCATACATAACGCCGGGGGCCCAGGGCAAACAAGAGACTCATTGTCGAAATCTGACAAGAGAAAGTTGGCTTCGATTACCTTGCTTCAAGGCACAGTTCGTTGTGAGGGGTTTTTGTAG